A DNA window from Bradyrhizobium barranii subsp. barranii contains the following coding sequences:
- a CDS encoding SURF1 family protein produces MSKAWTVTGRDKGARRKAARPRLWLTVLSLTAFALLIALGVWQIERRAWKLALIDRVEQRVHAPAQPIPSPAAWPAVSTANDEYRHVSLTGRFLHDRETLVQAVTEEGPGYWVLTPLQRGDGTLVLVNRGFVPSERRDASTRQNGNPDGQVEITGLLRMTEPKGGFLRNNVPQHNRWYSRDVAAIAAARGLDHVAPFFVDADAGSQTTSGPIGGLTVISFPNNHLIYALTWFALAFMLAGKLFVTFGGGLFRRKRFVHEPAGGSDATARRTGSDAGTIVEST; encoded by the coding sequence GTGAGCAAGGCTTGGACCGTGACAGGCAGGGACAAGGGCGCGCGCCGCAAGGCTGCGCGTCCGCGCCTGTGGCTCACGGTCCTCTCGCTCACGGCCTTTGCACTTCTGATCGCACTCGGCGTCTGGCAGATCGAACGGCGCGCCTGGAAGCTGGCGCTGATCGACCGCGTCGAGCAGCGCGTCCATGCCCCGGCCCAGCCGATCCCGTCGCCCGCGGCCTGGCCGGCCGTCTCCACCGCAAACGACGAATACAGGCACGTCAGCCTCACCGGCCGCTTCCTGCATGACCGCGAGACGCTGGTTCAGGCCGTCACCGAGGAAGGCCCCGGCTATTGGGTGCTGACGCCGCTTCAGCGCGGCGACGGCACGCTGGTCCTGGTCAATCGCGGCTTCGTGCCGTCCGAGCGGCGCGACGCATCGACGCGCCAGAACGGCAATCCGGACGGCCAGGTCGAGATCACGGGCCTGCTCCGCATGACGGAGCCGAAGGGCGGATTCTTGCGGAACAACGTGCCCCAGCACAACCGCTGGTACTCGCGGGATGTCGCCGCGATTGCGGCAGCGCGCGGCCTCGACCATGTCGCACCCTTTTTCGTCGATGCTGACGCCGGATCACAAACCACCAGCGGCCCGATCGGCGGATTGACCGTGATCAGCTTTCCCAATAACCACCTGATCTACGCGCTGACGTGGTTTGCCCTGGCTTTCATGCTGGCGGGTAAACTTTTCGTCACATTCGGCGGCGGGCTGTTCCGCCGCAAGCGCTTCGTCCACGAACCGGCCGGCGGCTCCGATGCCACCGCCCGCAGGACGGGATCAGATGCTGGAACGATCGTCGAATCTACCTGA
- a CDS encoding ATP-binding protein, producing the protein MLERSSNLPDDGMTHDAVTLQSPADARSELIGVAPTDDETNRKNMALLIQLRWTAVVGQIVTIGGVHFGLGIPLPLERMGAVIGALLLLNVSSLVWVRHRAAITNNELLVALMLDVAALTAQLYLSGGATNPFTSLFLLQVTLGAVLLNARSTWSLVALTCASFIWLTMAYRPLDLPPNPISEAYSLTVTGMLLGFVLNAVLLVVFVTRINRNLRERDAHLAALRQHAAEQDHIVRMGLLASGAAHELGTPLASLSVILSDWRRMPDLAADQELAEDLAEMETSLQRCKTIVTGILVSAGEARGEGSSPTTVTAFVTALVNEWRDARSARTLYFVNTFGEDVAIVSDVALKQVIFNVLDNAYEVSREWVELLAEREGDNLVLSISDRGPGFAPEMLAQLGKPYHSSKGRAGGGLGLFLVMNVVRKLGGSVTAENHRKRGATVRLTLPLATLAIGGNFDA; encoded by the coding sequence ATGCTGGAACGATCGTCGAATCTACCTGACGACGGAATGACGCATGACGCCGTCACGCTGCAATCGCCGGCGGACGCGCGCAGCGAGCTGATCGGCGTTGCGCCGACCGACGACGAGACCAACCGCAAGAACATGGCGCTGCTGATCCAGCTGCGCTGGACCGCGGTGGTCGGGCAGATCGTGACCATCGGCGGCGTGCATTTTGGCCTGGGTATTCCCCTGCCATTGGAACGGATGGGCGCGGTGATCGGCGCGCTGCTGCTGCTCAACGTCTCCAGCCTCGTCTGGGTGCGCCATCGCGCCGCGATCACCAACAACGAGCTGCTGGTCGCCTTGATGCTCGATGTCGCCGCGCTGACGGCGCAGCTCTACCTCAGCGGCGGCGCCACCAATCCCTTCACCTCGCTGTTCCTGCTCCAGGTGACGCTGGGCGCGGTGCTGCTTAATGCCCGTTCGACCTGGTCGCTGGTCGCACTGACCTGCGCGAGTTTCATCTGGCTGACCATGGCCTACCGGCCGCTCGACCTGCCGCCGAACCCGATCAGCGAGGCCTACAGTCTCACCGTGACCGGCATGCTGCTGGGCTTCGTCCTCAACGCCGTGCTGCTGGTCGTGTTCGTCACCCGGATCAACAGGAATTTGCGCGAGCGCGATGCGCATCTGGCGGCATTGCGCCAGCATGCGGCCGAGCAGGACCACATCGTCCGCATGGGCCTGCTCGCCTCCGGCGCTGCGCATGAACTCGGCACGCCGCTCGCCTCGCTGTCGGTCATCCTCAGCGACTGGCGCCGCATGCCCGATCTCGCCGCCGATCAGGAACTTGCCGAGGATCTCGCGGAGATGGAAACCTCTCTGCAACGCTGCAAGACCATCGTGACGGGCATCCTGGTGTCGGCGGGCGAAGCGCGCGGCGAAGGCTCCTCGCCGACGACGGTGACGGCCTTCGTCACCGCGCTGGTGAACGAGTGGCGCGACGCACGCTCGGCCCGCACGCTCTATTTCGTCAACACGTTCGGCGAGGACGTCGCGATCGTCTCCGACGTCGCGCTGAAGCAGGTGATCTTCAACGTACTCGACAATGCCTATGAGGTCTCGCGCGAATGGGTGGAGCTGCTGGCCGAGCGCGAGGGCGACAATCTCGTGCTGTCGATCAGCGATCGCGGCCCGGGCTTTGCGCCGGAGATGCTGGCGCAACTGGGAAAACCCTATCACTCGAGCAAGGGCCGCGCCGGCGGCGGGCTCGGCCTGTTCCTGGTGATGAACGTCGTGCGCAAGCTCGGCGGCAGCGTGACCGCCGAGAACCACAGGAAGCGTGGCGCCACCGTCCGCCTGACGCTGCCGCTCGCAACGCTCGCGATCGGAGGAAATTTTGACGCCTGA
- a CDS encoding response regulator transcription factor, translated as MTPDRSLIVVEDDAGFARTLKRSFERRGYDVVLAASIEEVRKVLEERSFGHAVVDLKLGGASGLACVELLHTHDPEMLIVVLTGFASISTAVEAIKLGACHYLAKPSNTDDIEAAFNKAEGNAEVALDARPTSIKTLEWERIHQTLIETDFNISEAARRLGMHRRTLARKLEKRPVK; from the coding sequence TTGACGCCTGACCGTTCGCTCATCGTCGTCGAGGACGATGCCGGCTTCGCGCGCACGCTGAAGCGCTCGTTCGAGCGCCGCGGCTACGACGTCGTCCTCGCAGCTTCGATCGAAGAGGTGCGGAAGGTGCTGGAGGAGCGATCCTTTGGACACGCGGTGGTCGATCTCAAGCTCGGCGGCGCCTCGGGCCTCGCCTGCGTCGAGCTGCTGCACACGCACGATCCGGAGATGCTGATCGTGGTACTGACCGGCTTTGCCAGCATCTCCACCGCCGTCGAGGCGATCAAGCTCGGCGCCTGCCACTACCTGGCAAAGCCGTCGAACACCGACGATATCGAAGCCGCCTTCAACAAGGCCGAAGGCAACGCCGAAGTCGCACTCGATGCACGGCCGACCTCGATCAAGACGCTGGAATGGGAGCGCATCCACCAGACGCTGATCGAGACCGATTTCAACATCTCGGAAGCGGCGAGACGATTGGGCATGCACCGGCGCACGCTGGCAAGAAAGCTCGAGAAGCGGCCGGTGAAGTGA
- a CDS encoding LysR substrate-binding domain-containing protein produces MELRHLRYFVAVADAGSLTVAAEQKLHTSQPSLSRQIRDLEREVGVPLMNRSAQGIALTAAGKAFLEHARMALLQAEAAKEAALRAAQPPQPAFSLGFLSGAEIDLLPEVDRILRDAFPGIDIRLSSDYSPSLAKALMRRKLDAAFIRSEEHMEDLVCRRVRTDPLVFVFPSDHRLASQAAVAPEEIRDETFYLPSKSAPAVRRIVLDYFSRTGIDLKPDREVHNVVHAISMIASTRGVMMLPAYTKRYLPETITTRPVRGEAPKLDLVVAYHKANQSPILKLLLSEVGKLATASS; encoded by the coding sequence ATGGAGCTTCGGCATCTCCGCTATTTCGTCGCCGTTGCCGATGCGGGCAGTTTGACTGTTGCGGCCGAGCAGAAGCTGCACACGTCGCAACCGTCGCTCAGCCGGCAAATCCGGGATCTCGAACGGGAGGTCGGCGTTCCCTTGATGAACCGCAGCGCCCAAGGCATCGCGCTGACGGCGGCCGGCAAGGCCTTTCTCGAGCACGCCAGAATGGCGCTGCTTCAGGCGGAGGCTGCCAAGGAAGCGGCGCTCCGTGCCGCGCAGCCCCCGCAGCCCGCTTTCTCGTTGGGCTTTCTGTCGGGCGCCGAAATCGACCTGCTGCCCGAGGTGGATCGCATTCTGCGCGACGCATTTCCCGGCATCGATATCCGCCTGTCGAGCGATTATTCGCCCTCGCTTGCCAAGGCCCTGATGCGGCGAAAGCTCGATGCTGCCTTCATCCGGTCGGAAGAGCACATGGAAGATCTGGTCTGCCGGCGCGTGCGCACCGATCCGCTGGTCTTCGTCTTTCCGAGCGACCATCGGCTGGCATCGCAAGCCGCGGTGGCGCCCGAGGAGATCAGGGACGAGACCTTCTACCTACCGTCCAAATCCGCTCCCGCGGTTCGCCGTATCGTTCTGGATTATTTCAGCCGGACCGGAATCGACCTCAAGCCCGATCGCGAAGTGCACAACGTCGTCCACGCGATCTCGATGATTGCGTCGACGCGCGGCGTCATGATGCTGCCGGCCTACACGAAGCGATATTTGCCGGAGACCATCACCACCCGGCCGGTGCGGGGAGAAGCACCCAAGCTTGATCTCGTTGTCGCCTATCACAAGGCGAATCAATCCCCGATCCTGAAGTTGCTTCTCTCCGAGGTCGGCAAGCTCGCGACGGCGTCGTCCTAG
- a CDS encoding CarD family transcriptional regulator — translation MPHKTAKPAAKATVAKPAAAKASAAKPVAPKAPVAAAAPAKAPVAAAKPAVKAAAPAPKVEEKKVVTQRQGFKANEFVVYPAHGVGQILAIEEQEIAGAKLELFVINFIKDKMTLRVPTAKVANVGMRKLSDPALVKKALETLKGRARVKRTMWSRRAQEYEAKINSGDIVAIAEVVRDLYRSESQPEQSYSERQLYEAALDRLSREIAVVQHSTETEAVKEIEAQLAKSPRRTNAKAEAADGEGEADADGDTDGDDTAVADEAA, via the coding sequence ATGCCTCACAAGACTGCCAAACCGGCCGCGAAAGCGACCGTTGCCAAGCCTGCTGCTGCCAAGGCTTCCGCTGCCAAGCCCGTTGCTCCGAAGGCTCCTGTTGCTGCTGCCGCCCCTGCCAAAGCCCCCGTTGCTGCTGCGAAGCCGGCCGTGAAGGCTGCTGCACCCGCGCCGAAGGTCGAGGAAAAGAAGGTCGTGACCCAGCGCCAGGGCTTCAAGGCCAACGAATTCGTCGTCTATCCCGCTCACGGCGTTGGCCAGATCCTGGCCATCGAGGAGCAGGAGATCGCCGGTGCGAAGCTCGAGCTGTTCGTCATCAATTTCATCAAGGACAAGATGACGCTGCGCGTGCCGACCGCCAAGGTCGCGAACGTCGGCATGCGCAAGCTGTCCGACCCCGCGCTGGTGAAGAAGGCGCTGGAGACGTTGAAGGGCCGCGCCCGCGTCAAGCGCACCATGTGGTCGCGCCGCGCCCAGGAATACGAAGCAAAGATCAATTCGGGCGACATCGTCGCGATCGCGGAAGTCGTGCGCGACCTCTACCGTTCCGAGTCGCAGCCCGAGCAGTCGTACTCTGAACGTCAGCTCTATGAAGCGGCGCTCGATCGTCTCTCCCGCGAGATCGCGGTTGTGCAGCACTCGACCGAGACCGAAGCGGTCAAGGAGATTGAGGCCCAGCTCGCCAAGAGCCCGCGCCGCACCAACGCCAAGGCGGAAGCCGCCGACGGCGAGGGCGAGGCGGATGCCGACGGCGATACCGATGGCGACGACACCGCCGTCGCCGACGAGGCCGCGTAA
- the fdxA gene encoding ferredoxin FdxA, producing the protein MTYVVTEACIKCKYTDCVEVCPVDCFYEGENMLVIHPDECIDCGVCEPECPADAIKPDTEPGLEKWLQVNADYAKSWPNITQKKESPPDAKEFDGQEGKFEKYFSPNPGSGD; encoded by the coding sequence ATGACTTACGTCGTCACTGAAGCCTGCATCAAGTGCAAGTATACCGACTGCGTCGAGGTCTGCCCGGTCGACTGTTTCTACGAGGGCGAGAACATGCTCGTCATCCATCCTGACGAGTGCATCGACTGCGGCGTGTGCGAGCCGGAATGCCCCGCCGACGCCATCAAGCCGGACACGGAACCGGGCCTCGAAAAGTGGCTCCAGGTCAACGCCGACTACGCCAAAAGCTGGCCGAACATCACCCAGAAGAAAGAATCACCCCCCGACGCGAAGGAATTCGACGGCCAGGAAGGAAAGTTCGAGAAATATTTTTCTCCGAACCCGGGCTCGGGAGACTAA
- a CDS encoding S4 domain-containing protein — MVKARTSAAELVESGHVRINGTREKSPGHAIKIGDVITIALDRTVRVLKVTAFNERRGDAASARVLYEELSEAKRN, encoded by the coding sequence GTGGTGAAGGCGCGCACCTCCGCGGCCGAACTTGTTGAGTCCGGCCACGTTCGCATCAACGGTACGCGCGAGAAGTCGCCGGGCCATGCGATCAAGATCGGCGACGTGATCACCATCGCGCTCGATCGTACCGTGCGCGTGCTGAAAGTAACCGCTTTCAACGAGCGCCGCGGCGATGCCGCCTCGGCCCGCGTGCTCTACGAGGAGCTGAGCGAAGCGAAGCGCAATTAA
- a CDS encoding helicase-related protein, producing the protein MAFSSSPFASERAPGAGVTAVLGPTNTGKTHLAIERMLAHPSGVIGLPLRLLAREVYNKIAARVGSEAVALITGEEKIKPKNPRYWVSTVEAMPRDLDVSFLAVDEVQIASDLERGHVFTDRILNRRGRDETLLLGAATMRPIIERLLPGVSMITRPRLSQLEFAGDRKITRQPRRTAIVAFSADEVYAIAELIRRQHGGAAVVLGSLSPRTRNAQVEMFQNGDVDYLVATDAVGMGLNLDVDHVAFASDRKFDGYQFRRLTPAEFAQIAGRAGRATRNGTFGTTGRCGPFEPELVNALQNHTFDNVKMLQWRNAKLDFASLGALQVSLNQSPGHEALTRAPIAEDMRVLDHAARDVEVRDIAHGKAAVERLWEACQVPDYRKLSPAAHAELVTTLYGFLMQKGCIPDSWFAAQVDQADRIDGDIDTLSARIAQIRTWTFVANRPDWLKDPERWQGIAREVENKLSDALHERLTERFVDRRTSVLMRRLRENTSLNTEIGKTGEVIVEGHVIGRLDGFTFAPDAAEAGSDAKALQAAAQAVLAGEINARAEKLGNAPDDQFVLTSEGTIRWTGDAVARLSAAEEALHPRIRIISDERLTGAPREKVQARLELWLKTHIEKLLGPMFELSKAEDVTGIARGIAYQLVEALGVLERPKIANELKDLDQPSRAVLRKYGVRFGAYHIYFPGLLKPAGRALAALLWALKQDNVDLSSLSGAQHLASSGRTSFPVDKQLPRDAYRVLGYKQAGERAVRVDILERLADLIRPALAWRENSPGEKPAGAFDGRSFVVTQAMTSLTGSAGEDFASVLRALGYRMEKRAPLPPKPVAAAAETPAAEASAEAPTEPTATDDAAASADTAIEAAAEPVTVEDAPGMEQHDEPAHEEPALEASPDAPVTPEDAPGIAPPAEEAAAPTEAVEAAPAGAAATEAAASADAAAPVEAAAVPGEPELVEVWRPGGRHDDRKPRHERHRHQRHHNQRPQQAGAEAGAAPAEGEAAPSADGEKRNERHRHGGGHRRDGAKDFRKPREGGAEGAPRQEGRDDKNRRFEGKDRDNKDRDRNKGKFGGDRDKGRDNRGRDRDKGRDRQGGPSLRPYASSANPRERDRPADPNSPFAKLAALKEQLSGRKE; encoded by the coding sequence ATGGCCTTCTCCTCCTCCCCCTTCGCCTCCGAGCGCGCACCCGGCGCGGGCGTCACTGCAGTGCTCGGGCCGACCAACACCGGCAAGACCCATCTCGCCATCGAGCGGATGCTCGCGCATCCCTCTGGCGTGATCGGGCTGCCGCTGCGGCTGCTCGCGCGCGAGGTCTATAACAAGATCGCCGCACGGGTCGGCAGCGAGGCCGTCGCGCTGATCACGGGCGAAGAGAAGATCAAGCCGAAGAACCCGCGCTATTGGGTCTCGACCGTCGAGGCGATGCCGCGCGATCTCGACGTCTCCTTCCTTGCCGTCGACGAGGTCCAGATCGCGTCTGACCTGGAGCGCGGCCACGTCTTCACCGACCGCATCCTCAACCGCCGCGGCCGCGACGAGACGCTGCTGTTGGGCGCGGCCACGATGCGCCCGATCATCGAGCGGCTGCTGCCCGGCGTGTCCATGATCACGCGGCCGCGCCTGTCGCAGCTGGAATTCGCCGGCGACCGCAAGATCACGCGCCAGCCGCGGCGCACCGCCATCGTCGCCTTCTCGGCAGATGAGGTCTACGCCATCGCCGAGCTGATCCGCCGCCAGCATGGCGGCGCGGCCGTGGTGCTGGGATCGCTGTCGCCCCGCACGCGCAATGCGCAGGTGGAGATGTTCCAGAACGGCGACGTCGACTACCTCGTCGCCACCGACGCCGTCGGCATGGGCCTCAATCTCGACGTCGACCACGTCGCCTTCGCCTCGGACCGCAAGTTCGACGGCTACCAGTTCCGCCGCCTGACGCCGGCCGAATTCGCGCAGATCGCCGGGCGTGCGGGCCGCGCCACCCGCAACGGTACTTTCGGGACGACGGGCCGCTGCGGGCCGTTCGAGCCCGAGCTCGTCAACGCGCTGCAGAACCACACCTTCGACAACGTGAAGATGCTGCAATGGCGCAATGCGAAGCTGGATTTCGCCTCGCTCGGCGCGCTCCAGGTGTCCCTGAACCAGTCGCCCGGCCATGAGGCTCTGACGCGCGCGCCGATCGCCGAGGACATGCGCGTGCTCGACCACGCCGCCCGCGACGTCGAGGTGCGCGATATCGCGCATGGCAAGGCGGCCGTGGAACGGCTGTGGGAGGCCTGCCAGGTCCCCGATTACCGAAAACTGTCGCCGGCGGCCCATGCCGAGCTCGTCACCACGCTCTACGGCTTCCTGATGCAGAAGGGCTGCATCCCCGATTCCTGGTTTGCGGCCCAGGTGGACCAGGCCGACCGTATCGACGGTGACATCGACACGCTGTCGGCCCGGATCGCTCAGATCCGCACCTGGACCTTCGTCGCCAACCGCCCGGACTGGCTGAAAGACCCCGAACGCTGGCAGGGGATCGCCCGCGAGGTCGAAAATAAATTATCGGATGCGCTCCATGAACGCTTGACTGAGCGTTTCGTTGATCGCCGGACCAGTGTATTGATGCGCCGCCTGCGGGAGAACACGAGCTTGAATACTGAAATCGGCAAGACCGGCGAAGTCATCGTCGAAGGCCATGTCATCGGCCGCCTCGATGGCTTCACCTTTGCACCGGATGCGGCGGAAGCAGGCTCCGATGCGAAAGCCTTGCAGGCTGCAGCGCAAGCGGTGCTCGCCGGCGAGATCAACGCGCGCGCCGAAAAACTGGGCAATGCGCCGGACGATCAGTTCGTGCTGACCTCGGAAGGCACGATCCGTTGGACCGGCGATGCCGTGGCGCGCCTGTCTGCCGCGGAGGAGGCGCTGCATCCGCGCATTCGCATCATCTCCGACGAGCGCCTCACCGGTGCGCCGCGTGAGAAGGTGCAGGCCCGGCTCGAGCTCTGGCTCAAGACGCATATCGAAAAGCTGCTCGGGCCGATGTTCGAGCTCTCGAAGGCCGAGGACGTCACCGGCATTGCCCGCGGCATCGCCTATCAGCTGGTCGAGGCGCTCGGCGTGCTCGAACGGCCGAAGATTGCGAACGAGCTGAAGGATCTCGACCAGCCCTCGCGTGCCGTGTTGCGCAAATACGGCGTCCGTTTCGGCGCCTATCACATCTATTTCCCCGGCCTGCTCAAGCCCGCCGGACGCGCGCTGGCCGCACTGCTGTGGGCGCTGAAGCAGGACAATGTCGATCTGTCCTCGCTGTCGGGCGCGCAGCATCTGGCATCTTCGGGCCGCACCTCGTTCCCGGTCGACAAGCAGCTGCCGCGCGATGCGTATCGCGTGCTCGGCTACAAGCAGGCCGGCGAGCGCGCCGTGCGCGTCGACATCCTGGAGCGCCTTGCCGATCTGATCCGCCCGGCGCTGGCCTGGCGCGAGAACTCGCCCGGCGAAAAGCCCGCCGGCGCGTTTGACGGCCGCAGCTTTGTGGTGACGCAGGCGATGACCTCGCTCACCGGCTCGGCCGGCGAGGATTTCGCCTCGGTGTTGCGCGCGCTCGGCTATCGCATGGAGAAGCGTGCGCCGCTGCCGCCGAAGCCGGTGGCTGCCGCCGCGGAGACGCCGGCTGCCGAAGCAAGCGCAGAGGCTCCGACTGAACCGACTGCGACCGATGATGCCGCCGCAAGCGCGGACACCGCGATCGAAGCCGCCGCCGAGCCCGTCACCGTCGAAGACGCGCCCGGCATGGAGCAGCACGACGAGCCCGCGCATGAAGAGCCGGCGCTCGAAGCATCGCCTGATGCCCCCGTCACGCCCGAGGATGCCCCCGGCATCGCGCCGCCCGCGGAAGAGGCTGCTGCGCCCACCGAGGCGGTGGAAGCCGCTCCCGCCGGGGCCGCTGCAACGGAAGCCGCTGCATCCGCCGATGCCGCCGCGCCGGTCGAGGCTGCCGCTGTGCCTGGCGAGCCCGAGCTCGTCGAGGTCTGGCGTCCCGGCGGCCGTCACGACGATCGCAAGCCGCGCCACGAGCGGCATCGCCATCAGCGTCACCACAATCAGCGCCCGCAGCAGGCCGGTGCCGAAGCTGGCGCCGCCCCCGCCGAAGGCGAGGCCGCGCCGTCAGCCGACGGCGAGAAGCGCAATGAGCGCCATCGTCACGGCGGCGGTCATCGCAGGGATGGGGCAAAGGATTTCCGCAAGCCGCGCGAAGGTGGTGCCGAAGGCGCGCCGCGCCAGGAAGGGCGCGACGACAAGAACCGCCGCTTCGAAGGCAAGGATCGCGACAACAAGGATCGCGATCGCAACAAGGGCAAGTTCGGCGGCGATCGCGACAAGGGCCGCGACAATCGCGGTCGTGACCGCGACAAGGGCCGCGACCGTCAGGGCGGGCCGTCGCTGCGCCCCTACGCCTCGAGCGCGAACCCGCGCGAGCGCGATCGTCCGGCCGATCCGAACTCGCCCTTCGCAAAGCTTGCTGCGCTGAAAGAGCAGCTGTCCGGTCGCAAGGAGTGA